In Psychrobacter sp. P11G3, a single genomic region encodes these proteins:
- the lolB gene encoding lipoprotein insertase outer membrane protein LolB has translation MSASITSYKPNKFALFTAITAAMVITSGCQSLKTANATNQPTTTVQGQNADQPKKLESFNITGKIGVTTPANDSTGTQGGSAFYAWGQQNDRFAIELIGALGIGKTNIEYNGQTATLVSEKTGTLTADDPETLLKKATGWQAPISQMPYWISGRPAPSDSAPQIDDQSRLVSSVNGEWTASFTYKGTDKLPSKISAVQPQGNKVVMTINH, from the coding sequence ATGTCAGCATCAATCACTTCTTATAAACCAAATAAATTTGCTCTGTTTACTGCTATAACTGCAGCAATGGTCATTACCTCTGGCTGTCAGTCATTAAAAACGGCCAATGCAACTAACCAACCGACGACGACTGTACAAGGCCAAAACGCTGATCAACCAAAAAAGCTAGAGAGCTTCAATATCACCGGTAAAATTGGGGTAACGACGCCTGCGAATGATTCGACAGGTACTCAAGGTGGTAGTGCATTTTATGCATGGGGTCAGCAAAATGACCGATTTGCCATTGAGCTGATTGGCGCACTTGGTATTGGTAAAACCAACATTGAATACAATGGTCAAACCGCTACTCTAGTTAGCGAAAAGACAGGTACATTGACCGCTGACGATCCTGAAACCTTGCTAAAGAAAGCCACTGGTTGGCAAGCACCAATTTCACAAATGCCTTACTGGATTTCTGGTCGTCCAGCACCTTCAGACAGCGCGCCACAGATCGATGATCAGAGCCGCTTAGTTAGTTCAGTCAATGGTGAGTGGACAGCCAGCTTTACTTATAAAGGTACGGATAAGCTACCTAGTAAAATTAGTGCTGTACAGCCACAAGGCAACAAAGTTGTAATGACGATTAATCATTAA
- the ispE gene encoding 4-(cytidine 5'-diphospho)-2-C-methyl-D-erythritol kinase: MTENIAEPSVSMITRLSPAKLNLFLHITGKRTDGYHNLQTVFRLLDWGDYLHFSVSNNVVISTIASELSANQLCHQLLILDGAEAITISIEDNLIFKAARALLAFAIQSNTLPEQLAKVHITLDKHLPMGAGLGGGSSNAATTMLVLNEIWQLNFTCDELIKIGATVGADVPIFIFGQDAIAMGIGEELTTIELPDQRYLILMPNAHVNTAKLFAHPKLQRDIALLSVATIQNQYADYVQTLTTPYHNVFTPVVTSLAPAVADALSYLQGLEAQAMSTARMTGSGSAVFLPLDTSVATNKNLVAKWIADAPCTAYIAGNLKQNIQPLDFLSSK; encoded by the coding sequence ATGACTGAAAATATAGCCGAACCATCTGTTTCTATGATTACTCGTTTATCACCTGCAAAACTCAATCTGTTTTTGCATATCACGGGTAAACGTACCGACGGCTATCATAATTTGCAAACGGTATTTCGCTTGCTCGACTGGGGCGATTACTTGCATTTTTCGGTCAGCAACAATGTCGTAATTTCTACTATAGCTAGTGAATTAAGTGCTAATCAACTCTGTCACCAGCTACTGATACTAGATGGTGCAGAGGCTATCACTATTAGTATAGAAGACAATTTAATTTTCAAAGCGGCACGCGCATTGCTAGCATTTGCCATACAGTCAAACACTTTACCTGAGCAATTAGCAAAAGTGCATATCACTTTAGATAAGCACTTGCCAATGGGCGCGGGTCTAGGCGGTGGCTCATCTAATGCAGCAACGACTATGCTGGTGCTCAATGAGATTTGGCAGCTTAATTTTACTTGTGATGAGCTCATAAAGATTGGCGCGACTGTGGGTGCAGATGTACCAATATTTATATTTGGGCAAGACGCTATTGCGATGGGAATTGGTGAAGAACTGACTACGATTGAGCTGCCTGACCAGAGATATTTAATACTGATGCCTAACGCTCATGTAAATACTGCCAAACTATTTGCGCATCCTAAACTACAGCGAGATATCGCGCTCCTATCGGTTGCAACTATCCAAAACCAATACGCTGACTATGTACAAACGCTCACTACGCCCTATCATAATGTCTTTACCCCAGTGGTCACGAGCCTCGCTCCTGCTGTTGCAGATGCCTTAAGTTATCTACAGGGGTTAGAAGCGCAAGCAATGAGCACAGCACGAATGACTGGCTCTGGTAGTGCCGTGTTTTTACCTCTAGATACGAGCGTGGCTACTAATAAAAACCTTGTGGCGAAGTGGATTGCAGATGCGCCTTGTACGGCATATATCGCTGGAAACTTAAAACAGAACATACAACCTTTAGACTTCCTATCATCTAAATAA
- a CDS encoding ribose-phosphate pyrophosphokinase, with protein sequence MPYLAIFTGNAHPELAKTVADHLHIPLGKADITRFSDGEIAVEIKEHVRGKDVFIMQPTCAPTNDNLMEIMMMADALRRSSAGRITAVMPYFGYARQDRRPRSARVPISAKVVADMLNIVSIDRVMTVDLHSDQIQGFFDIPVDNIYGTPVLLNDLQKQDYDNIMVVSPDVGGVVRARAMAKQLGDTDMAIIDKRRARANESQVMHIIGDVRDRDCVIVDDMVDTAGTLCKAAEALKENGARRVLAYITHPVLSGNALKNISESALDEVVVTDTIPLSAEAKACSKIRQVSIAPMLAESLRRINNEESISAMFDA encoded by the coding sequence ATGCCTTATTTGGCGATTTTTACGGGTAATGCCCACCCAGAATTAGCAAAAACCGTAGCCGATCATCTTCACATACCTCTTGGTAAAGCTGACATCACGCGTTTTTCTGATGGCGAAATTGCCGTGGAAATCAAAGAACACGTACGTGGTAAAGATGTGTTTATCATGCAGCCTACTTGTGCACCGACCAACGACAACTTGATGGAAATCATGATGATGGCTGACGCCTTGCGTCGCTCTAGTGCTGGCCGTATCACAGCTGTTATGCCGTACTTTGGTTATGCTCGTCAGGATCGTCGTCCACGCTCAGCTCGTGTACCTATCTCGGCTAAAGTGGTCGCTGACATGCTAAACATCGTCAGTATCGATCGCGTAATGACTGTTGATTTGCACTCAGATCAGATTCAGGGTTTCTTTGATATTCCTGTAGACAATATCTACGGCACACCTGTATTGCTAAACGACCTACAAAAGCAAGACTATGACAATATCATGGTTGTTTCACCTGATGTAGGCGGCGTGGTTCGTGCACGTGCGATGGCTAAGCAGTTAGGCGATACCGACATGGCAATTATTGATAAGCGCCGTGCTCGTGCCAATGAGTCACAAGTAATGCATATCATCGGTGATGTTCGTGACCGTGATTGCGTTATCGTTGATGATATGGTCGATACTGCAGGTACATTGTGTAAAGCCGCTGAAGCATTGAAAGAAAATGGTGCTCGTCGCGTTTTAGCTTATATCACGCACCCTGTCCTATCAGGTAACGCACTGAAAAACATCAGCGAATCTGCATTGGATGAAGTGGTTGTGACCGATACCATTCCACTATCTGCTGAAGCCAAAGCTTGTAGCAAAATTCGTCAGGTAAGTATTGCACCGATGCTGGCTGAAAGCTTACGCCGTATCAATAACGAAGAATCTATTAGCGCGATGTTTGACGCTTAA